The following DNA comes from Pirellulales bacterium.
GATTTTCGCCCGCATCACCTTCTGTGCATCGACGATTTCCTGATCGCCGTTCGGATCCACCATTTGCGCAATGCACATCGACTCCAGCGTGTTGTAAATCCAAGCATTGGAAAACGGATAGCCCACGTGAGGCTTGGCCGGCTCGCCGCGCAGCTTTTTCCCGGCTTCAATCAGGTTGGCAATTCCCCCTTCTTTCAAGTTCAAATCGGAAATCTCGGCATAGCAGTGGGGAATCCAATTCACAATTAAGGCTTTGGCCCGACTGTTCCACAGCGGACTGTCGAGCTTGTAGTGCGTCGTGTAAACCGGCTCCAAGTGTGCGGCATCGGCGGCAGGCACAACCTTGACGCGCAACGTGTCGGACGAAGTTAAATCTCCTTCGCCCGCGCTCAGCGTCAACGTGTAATCGCCCAAGGCGGAAAATGCCGCCCGCGTCACCGGCGAGTGCACATCGTCAAACGTCACTTCGCCCGGACCGGAGGTTTTGCTCCAGGCAAGTTGGGCAGTATCGCTGTTGTCCACCGCGCGGCTGCTGCCGTTCAAAAATGTTTTGGCGCCCAGCACCACCACCCGGTCTGGTCCCGCTTTCACCCGCGGCGGAAACTTCGGCGATTTGCCCGAATCGAACACGCGGAACTCGGTAATGCCCGTCGAAATGTCGCGGCCTCCTTCGGCATCGAACTCCAATCGAATTTTGTCGGTTGTAATTTCGTCGAACGTGGTTTCGTTCCACACGTCTGCATCTACGCCCAAACCCTGGGCATTCAGCACGTCGACAAACTCGCTGCCATTAAAATATTTCAGACGGCAAGCCTTAGGCAGATGAAGTCCTCTGCCGTCGACGTACCAATACACGTCGGCCTTGTTGGTGCTGATCGGCTTGGGCCACGTGTATTCCACCCATTGCGTACCGCCCCGGGGCCAGTTGCCGTAATGCTCGCCAGAGCGACGTGGATTTGCGCCATCGTTAATGGCCAAAATATTTTGGTCGCCGGAGACGTACGAAGTCGAAGGCGTGGCCACCAGCGCTAAATTCACTAGATCAACATTGGAATCCTCCAGCGGCGGCAAACGCCCGCGCCCGCCATCTTGCGCCAGGGCCGTTTGCTCGCTAAGCAGATGCCGGCCGAACATCGCCGCGATAAAAATCACGCCAGCGGCCATCACCGTGCCACCAGCGACACGAATTGTGCTCCCCTTCACATGACACCCCCGAATCTATGCCCGGATTGAATGAACGACCGTTCGCCGACACATCCCAACCCATCATGCTACCCGTACTTTCAGCACAGCACAAATCTCACCCCTCATCCCTCGCCTCTCGTCCTTCCCTACGCCCGCTGTTGAATAAGCCGTTTCTTGGCCCGCTTTTGGAGAATTTGATCGGCCAAGACTCCCACCAGCACCACCGCTCCCATCACCGCAAAGTTGAGCGAACTGGGAATGCCCAGCAGGTTCACCAGGTTTTGCAGCACTTGCAAAATGGCGGTCCCTAGCACGATGCCGACAATCGAGCCCTCGCCGCCGCGCAAACTGCAACCGCCCAGCACCGCCGCCGCAATGCCGTACAATTCGTAAAAATTGCCATGCGTCGAAGGCGAAACCGAATTCGTGCAAAACGCCAACATAATGCTGGAAACACCCGCCAGCAGTCCGGAAATGACATACGTGCTGGAAATAATCCGCCGGGTATTAATGCCCGAAAAACGTGCCGCCTGTTCGTTCTTCCCCACGGCAAACAGATACCGGCCGTACACCGAGCGGTGCAGGGCAATCCACGCCACAATCGCCACCAATATTAATATGACAAACGGCATCGGGATGCCGGGGAACACCACTTTGTGCGTTTCCGGGTCGAGCGACCGAAACACCATCTCCGACGACACAAACCGCAGCGTGTCGATTCCCTCCGCGTCGCCAAACCCTTTGGTGCCGTCGTCGGCAATAAATCGGGCCACACCGCGATACAACAGCAGCCCGCACAGCGTGACAATAAACGGCTGCAAATTCATCCGCGTAATCAACAGGCCGTGAATCCATCCCAACACCATCGGCAGCAGCAAAATGCTCAATACGGCCACCGGCCACGGCCAATGCCATTCACCTAGTTCCATGCACAGCAGCACGCCCGCCAGAGCTAACATCGAGCCGACTGACAAATCAATGCCGCCGGTGATAATCACCAGCCCGCCCCCAATGCTGAACACGCCGTACACACCTATCCATTTGGTCAAATTCGTCAAATTCGCCGGCGATAAAAAGCGATGATTAAACGCCGTCGTCACCGCACACAGCGCCACAAGGAAAACCAATAATACAGCGGTTTCTTTTTTCATGACCTTCGCAATTATCCTTAATTTAGCCCCCGGTCAATGGCCGGGGGATGACCCAGCGCTATGCCGAATCCGTCACATTCTCGCATGGCGATTTAGCCGCCGCCACCGTACGCCCGACCGCCAGCTGCATAATGTTTTGTTCGCTGCAATCGGCCCGCTCCAGTACGCCGGAAATTCGCCCCTCGTACATCACCGCCACCCGGTCGCTGACGTGCAAAATTTCTTCCATGTCACTGGAGATCATCAAAATCACGGCGCCCCCGTCAGCCAACTCGCGCATTAAGCGATAAATTTCCGCCTTCGCGCCCACGTCGATCCCGCGCGTCGGCTCGTCCAAAATCATCACCTTGGGACTCATGCACAGCCATTTGCCCAGCA
Coding sequences within:
- a CDS encoding ABC transporter permease — its product is MKKETAVLLVFLVALCAVTTAFNHRFLSPANLTNLTKWIGVYGVFSIGGGLVIITGGIDLSVGSMLALAGVLLCMELGEWHWPWPVAVLSILLLPMVLGWIHGLLITRMNLQPFIVTLCGLLLYRGVARFIADDGTKGFGDAEGIDTLRFVSSEMVFRSLDPETHKVVFPGIPMPFVILILVAIVAWIALHRSVYGRYLFAVGKNEQAARFSGINTRRIISSTYVISGLLAGVSSIMLAFCTNSVSPSTHGNFYELYGIAAAVLGGCSLRGGEGSIVGIVLGTAILQVLQNLVNLLGIPSSLNFAVMGAVVLVGVLADQILQKRAKKRLIQQRA